From the genome of Acomys russatus chromosome 27, mAcoRus1.1, whole genome shotgun sequence, one region includes:
- the Comp gene encoding cartilage oligomeric matrix protein produces the protein MDPSACILVLVLAAMRATGQGQMPLGGDLAPQMLRELQETNAALQDVRELLRQQVKEITFLKNTVMECDACGMHAARTPGLSVRPVPLCGPGSCFPGVVCTETATGTRCGPCPPGYTGNGSHCTDVNECNANPCFPRVRCVNTSPGFRCEMCPPGYSGPTHEGVGLAFANTNKQVCTDINECETGQHNCVPNSVCVNTRGSFQCGPCQPGFVGDQTSGCQRRGQRFCPDGSPSPCHEKADCVLERDGSRSCVCAVGWAGNGLLCGRDTDLDGFPDEKLRCSERQCRKDNCVTVPNSGQEDVDRDGIGDACDPDADGDGVPNEQDNCPLVRNPDQRNSDGDKWGDACDNCRTQKNDDQKDADRDGRGDACDDDIDGDRIRNGADNCPQVPNFDQSDSDGDGVGDACDNCPQKDNPDQRDVDHDFVGDACDSDQDKDGDGHQDSRDNCPTVPNSAQQDSDHDGRGDACDDDDDNDGVPDSRDNCRLVPNPGQEDNDRDGVGDACQGDFDADKVIDKIDVCPENAEVTLTDFRAFQTVVLDPEGDAQIDPNWVVLNQGMEIVQTMNSDPGLAVGYTAFNGVDFEGTFHVNTATDDDYAGFIFGYQDSSSFYVVMWKQMEQTYWQANPFRAVAEPGIQLKAVKSSTGPGEQLRNALWHTGDTASQVRLLWKDPRNVGWKDKTSYRWFLQHRPQVGYIRVRFYEGPELVADSNVVLDTAMRGGRLGVFCFSQENIIWANLRYRCNDTIPEDYESNRLRRA, from the exons ATGGACCCCTCCGCCTGCATTCTAGTGCTCGTCCTGGCTGCCATGCGGGCGACCGGCCAGGGCCAGATGCCGCTGG GTGGAGACCTGGCCCCACAGATGCTGCGAGAACTTCAGGAGACCAACGCAGCTCTGCAGGACGTGAGGGAGCTGTTGCGACAGCAG GTCAAGGAGATCACGTTCCTGAAAAATACGGTGATGGAGTGTGACGCGTGCG GGATGCACGCCGCCCGCACCCCCGGCCTGAGCGTGCGTCCCGTGCCGCTCTGCGGACCCGGCTCCTGCTTTCCCGGCGTGGTCTGCACGGAGACGGCGACCGGCACGCGCTGCGGCCCCTGCCCTCCCGGCTACACTGGCAACGGCTCGCACTGCACCGACGTTAATGAG TGCAATGCTAACCCCTGTTTCCCACGCGTGCGGTGCGTCAATACGAGCCCTGGCTTTCGCTGCGAAATGTGTCCCCCTGGGTACAGCGGCCCCACCCACGAGGGCGTGGGGCTAGCCTTCGCCAACACCAACAAACAG gtttgCACAGATATTAACGAGTGCGAGACCGGGCAGCACAACTGCGTCCCCAACTCCGTTTGTGTCAACACCCGG GGCTCCTTCCAGTGCGGCCCCTGCCAGCCGGGCTTCGTAGGCGACCAGACGTCAGGCTGCCAGCGGCGTGGGCAGCGCTTCTGCCCTGACGGGTCGCCCAGTCCGTGCCATGAGAAAGCAGACTGCGTCCTGGAGAGAGACGGCTCGAGGTCGTGCGTG TGTGCTGTCGGCTGGGCCGGCAACGGACTCCTGTGCGGCCGTGACACGGACCTGGACGGTTTTCCGGATGAGAAACTTCGCTGCTCAGAACGCCAGTGCCGCAAG GACAACTGCGTGACAGTGCCCAACTCGGGGCAGGAGGACGTGGACCGAGATGGCATCGGAGACGCTTGTGACCCAGATGCAGACGGGGATGGAGTCCCCAACGAGCAG GACAACTGCCCGCTGGTTCGAAACCCAGACCAGCGCAACTCGGACGGCGATAAGTGGGGAGATGCGTGCGACAACTGCCGGACTCAGAAGAACGACGACCAGAAAGACGCAGACAGGGATGGGCGGGGCGACGCCTGTGATGACGACATTGATGGCGACC GAATACGAAATGGAGCTGACAACTGCCCCCAGGTGCCCAACTTTGACCAGAGCGACAGCGACGGTGATGGTGTCGGGGATGCCTGCGACAACTGTCCCCAAAAAGACAACCCGGACCAG AGGGACGTGGACCACGACTTTGTGGGGGATGCCTGTGACAGTGACCAAGACAA GGACGGGGACGGACATCAGGACTCCCGAGACAACTGCCCCACGGTGCCCAACAGCGCCCAGCAAGACTCAGACCACGATGGCAGGGGCGACGCCtgtgatgacgacgacgacaacgacGGAGTCCCCGACAGCCGGGACAACTGCCGCTTGGTGCCCAACCCAGGCCAGGAGGACAATGACC GGGATGGCGTGGGTGACGCGTGTCAGGGCGACTTCGACGCCGACAAGGTCATAGACAAGATCGATGTGTGTCCCGAGAACGCCGAGGTTACCCTCACCGACTTCAGGGCTTTCCAGACGGTTGTGCTGGACCCTGAGGGTGATGCGCAGATCGATCCCAACTGGGTAGTGCTCAATCAG GGAATGGAGATCGTGCAGACCATGAACAGCGACCCCGGCCTGGCTGTGG GTTACACGGCCTTCAACGGCGTGGACTTCGAGGGCACGTTCCACGTGAACACGGCCACTGACGATGACTATGCTGGCTTCATCTTTGGCTACCAAGACAGCTCGAGTTTCTACGTGGTCATGTGGAAACAGATGGAACAGACGTACTGGCAGGCGAACCCCTTCCGGGCAGTGGCTGAACCAGGGATCCAGCTCAAG GCTGTCAAGTCCTCCACGGGTCCCGGGGAGCAGCTCCGAAACGCACTGTGGCACACGGGTGACACGGCATCCCAGGTACGGCTGCTATGGAAGGATCCTCGTAACGTGGGCTGGAAGGACAAGACATCCTACCGCTGGTTCCTGCAGCACCGGCCTCAAGTCGGCTACATCAG GGTGCGCTTCTACGAGGGTCCTGAGCTGGTAGCTGACAGCAACGTGGTGTTGGACACGGCCATGCGTGGTGGCCGCCTGGGCGTCTTCTGCTTCTCCCAAGAGAACATCATCTGGGCTAACCTGCGCTACCGCTGCAATG ATACAATCCCTGAGGACTATGAGAGTAACCGGCTGAGGAGGGCCTAG